In Archangium lipolyticum, a single genomic region encodes these proteins:
- a CDS encoding tetratricopeptide repeat protein, whose amino-acid sequence MADNKANLDLLRSATKKTSPDFIKNLPQSEKEKVLNGEASVGQIVGLTGPEMLEMAMQGFRLYEQGRYKDAKVVFDGLCELDPAEAYYRTALGAIYLAEEDLQTALQLFTHALALNGKDSAALVNRGEVHLRLGNIVEAAQDFAKAVELDPENKDPLTMRARLLAAAALETIEAAQKGANTDTNKK is encoded by the coding sequence ATGGCAGACAACAAGGCCAACTTGGATCTTCTCCGCAGCGCGACCAAGAAGACCAGCCCGGACTTCATCAAGAACTTGCCGCAGAGCGAGAAGGAAAAGGTGCTCAACGGCGAGGCGAGTGTCGGTCAGATCGTGGGGCTCACCGGTCCCGAGATGCTCGAGATGGCCATGCAGGGCTTCCGGCTGTACGAGCAGGGCCGTTACAAGGATGCCAAGGTCGTTTTCGATGGTCTGTGCGAGCTGGATCCGGCGGAGGCCTATTACCGCACGGCGCTCGGTGCCATCTATCTGGCCGAGGAGGATCTGCAGACGGCCCTCCAACTCTTCACCCACGCGCTGGCGCTGAACGGCAAGGACTCCGCCGCGCTGGTGAACCGCGGTGAGGTGCACCTGCGCCTGGGCAACATCGTCGAGGCGGCTCAGGACTTCGCCAAGGCGGTGGAGCTGGATCCCGAGAACAAGGATCCCCTCACGATGCGTGCTCGGCTGCTTGCCGCCGCCGCGCTCGAGACCATCGAGGCCGCCCAGAAGGGCGCCAACACCGACACGAACAAGAAGTAG